In Candidatus Kaelpia imicola, the DNA window CTGGAGAGTTAGCACGTGAAGGAGTTAAAGTCATCATCTATGAGACTCTTCATAAGATGGGTGGAGTTCTTCAATATGGAATACCGTCTTTTAGATTGCCGCGAGATGTATTGGATTATGAGATAGACTCTCTTAAGAGCATGGGTGTTGAGTTTAAACCTAATTATATAATAGGAAAGATTAAGACTTTAAATGATCTTCTAGAAGAAGGCTTTGATGCGGTATTTTTGGGTTTGGGTGCTGGTACACCATCTTTCTTAGATGTAGAAGGTGAAAATTTATGTAATGTCTATTCAGCCAATGAGTTTTTAACCCGCGTCAATCTTATGAATGCGTATAAGTTTCCTGAATTTCATACACCTGTTAATGTAGGACATCATATGATAGTTATTGGTGGAGGCAATGTTACAATAGACTCTGCTCGTGTTGCTTTACGCCTTCAGAAATTAAACAATATAGAGCCTAATACTACTATAGTCTATAGAAGGACAGAGCTTGAGATGCCTGCAAGACGTCTTGAGATAGAGCATGCTAAAGAAGAGGGAATAAAATTTGAATTGTTGGTTCAGCCTATCGAATTTATAGGTAATAAAGATGGTTATGTTAAGAAAATAAAATCTCTAAGGTGTGAGCTGGGAGAATCTGATCAGTCCGGTCGAAGAAGACCCAGCCCTATAGAGGGTAGTGAGTTTGAGCTTGATTGTGATGTTGCAGTCATAGCGATAGGATTGAGTGCGAATCAGGTTTTAACATCTTTAACACCTGAGCTCAAAGTAGATAAATATAAGGATATTATTGTAAACGCAGAGACTATGGAGACTTCTGTCTCTCATATCTATGCAGGAGGAGATATTGTAGGTGGAGAGGGAACTGTTATTGAGGCTATGGGTATGGCTAAGAGGGCTGCTAAGTCTATAGTTAAATATTTAAATGGCAGATAATTAAAGGAGGTAAAAGATGTCAGGCAAAAATTATGTAACAACTGTTTTAGAAGCAGTAAAGAAGAGAAATCCAGGAGAAGTAGAGTTCCATCAGGCTGTAACTGAAGTTTTAGAATCGCTTATTCCCGTAGTTGATAAGCATCCTGAACTTGAGGACACTGCATTACTAGAGAGGATAGTTGAGCCGGAGCGTCAGATCATATTTCGCGTACCTTGGCAGGATGATAGGGGTAAGATACATGTTAATAGAGCTTTCAGAGTTCAGTTTAATTCTGCTCTAGGCCCATATA includes these proteins:
- the gltA gene encoding NADPH-dependent glutamate synthase gives rise to the protein MKEAVRAKELDQKERIGNFDEVIQGYTEDQAVEEASRCLQCKNPVCVEGCPVGIDIKTFIKQVQDRDYKGAYLTIREKNNFPSICGRVCPAEYQCSKTCVLTKKDEPFASENAINIHFLERFIGDYGARESITSGSKDKRLTMYKVAVVGSGPAGICCAGELAREGVKVIIYETLHKMGGVLQYGIPSFRLPRDVLDYEIDSLKSMGVEFKPNYIIGKIKTLNDLLEEGFDAVFLGLGAGTPSFLDVEGENLCNVYSANEFLTRVNLMNAYKFPEFHTPVNVGHHMIVIGGGNVTIDSARVALRLQKLNNIEPNTTIVYRRTELEMPARRLEIEHAKEEGIKFELLVQPIEFIGNKDGYVKKIKSLRCELGESDQSGRRRPSPIEGSEFELDCDVAVIAIGLSANQVLTSLTPELKVDKYKDIIVNAETMETSVSHIYAGGDIVGGEGTVIEAMGMAKRAAKSIVKYLNGR
- a CDS encoding Glu/Leu/Phe/Val dehydrogenase dimerization domain-containing protein, with protein sequence MSGKNYVTTVLEAVKKRNPGEVEFHQAVTEVLESLIPVVDKHPELEDTALLERIVEPERQIIFRVPWQDDRGKIHVNRAFRVQFNSALGPY